Proteins encoded by one window of Eremothecium cymbalariae DBVPG#7215 chromosome 1, complete sequence:
- the MDJ1 gene encoding Mdj1p (similar to Ashbya gossypii AFR507W) — protein sequence MFRLLIGRSSGRVLLKRQAAGFSNVASGRFCNGVFGRTFHSGRRLCQEIRDPYETLGVSRDASTSQIKKAYYKLAKKYHPDINKDEGAEKKFHDLQNAYEILSDESKRSQYDQFGAAAFSQGGAAGPGNGAGGFQGGFAGFGGFEGFGDFGGINFEDLFGAAFRGGSGSGASGARGRNGANFVREYKGDSIHVPFNVSFKDAVFGLKGIKLKYSAYDQCGTCAGSGLKSGAKRSSCSICHGTGTQMHVRAGFQMASTCTQCNGEGSSIRRSDQCSSCRGEGVVFNRQKEIDVDLPHGLQDGDVVKVPSQGSFPHVQVDPEMSHTIRTRRGDLLIQIRVERDPRFQIRNNYDIWYTQDIPITTAALGGVVNIPTVDGEQLRLKIAPGTQHEQVVSVPNKGVPKGLTASRGDMKVQYKISLRKPQSKAEKYLWEALADVTGDNTAKRTENLGSSFCAQKSSANSTPENPDEPSTLGKLERFISNAFKSIKGENK from the coding sequence ATGTTTAGATTATTAATAGGGAGGTCATCAGGAAGAGTTTTGTTAAAGAGACAGGCAGCAGGGTTTTCTAATGTAGCTAGTGGAAGATTTTGCAATGGAGTTTTTGGAAGGACTTTTCATAGTGGACGTAGATTATGCCAGGAGATTAGAGATCCATATGAAACGTTAGGTGTTTCACGGGATGCTAGTACTTCGCAGATTAAGAAGGCGTACTATAAGCTGGCTAAAAAGTACCATCCAGACATCAATAAGGATGAGGGTGCGGAAAAGAAGTTCCATGATTTGCAGAATGCATACGAAATCCTCTCAGATGAGAGTAAACGGAGCCAGTACGATCAATTTGGTGCGGCAGCGTTTAGCCAGGGAGGTGCAGCTGGTCCTGGGAACGGGGCTGGTGGGTTCCAAGGAGGATTTGCCGGTTTTGGCGGGTTTGAAGGTTTCGGAGATTTTGGTGGTATTAACTTTGAAGATCTGTTTGGTGCGGCTTTTCGAGGTGGTTCAGGCTCTGGGGCATCAGGTGCTAGGGGTAGGAATGGAGCAAATTTTGTGCGTGAATATAAAGGAGATTCTATCCACGTACCATTCAATGTATCGTTTAAGGACGCTGTATTTGGTTTGAAAGGTATCAAGTTGAAATATTCCGCATATGATCAATGTGGTACATGCGCGGGATCGGGACTGAAAAGTGGTGCGAAGCGTTCTTCATGTTCCATTTGCCATGGCACTGGGACGCAAATGCATGTACGTGCGGGCTTTCAAATGGCATCGACCTGTACCCAGTGTAATGGTGAAGGATCTAGCATTCGCCGTTCTGACCAATGCAGCTCCTGTCGTGGTGAAGGTGTAGTATTTAACAGACAGAAGGAGATAGATGTGGATTTACCCCACGGGTTGCAAGATGGCGATGTTGTGAAGGTCCCCTCACAAGGTTCCTTCCCTCATGTTCAAGTCGATCCTGAAATGTCCCATACAATTCGCACCCGTAGAGGTGATCTATTGATCCAGATTCGTGTGGAAAGAGACCCTCGTTTCCAAATTCGTAACAACTATGACATTTGGTACACACAGGATATCCCCATAACCACTGCAGCTCTAGGTGGTGTCGTAAACATCCCAACTGTGGATGGTGAGCAGTTACGATTAAAAATTGCACCGGGTACACAACATGAACAAGTAGTATCTGTTCCAAATAAAGGTGTTCCAAAAGGTCTCACGGCGTCCCGCGGTGATATGAAGGTACAGTATAAAATATCCTTGAGAAAGCCTCAATCAAAAgctgaaaaatatttgtgGGAAGCATTGGCTGATGTTACCGGTGATAATACCGCAAAACGTACTGAAAATCTAGGCTCCTCTTTCTGTGCCCAGAAATCGTCTGCCAATTCTACCCCTGAAAATCCTGATGAGCCCAGTACCCTTGGTAAACTTGAACGATTCATTTCCAATGCCTTCAAAAGTATTAAGGGTGAAAACAAATGA
- the EMA19 gene encoding Ema19p (similar to Ashbya gossypii AFR508W), producing the protein MLSLLEQKFYYFFFLINIPISTIIDSTSVIPEKYHLAPGLLNWHIRTNNDFILYENDTILKVFTAIELLFQVPFYIFATRSLLKFWKLSSMNTDEAKAARFTLWHKLAVLMRLYGLNASSTTLYLLWQIWHRGYYPTTGLPMSPQDKLKLGLLYLPYFLLPVRLIFA; encoded by the coding sequence ATGCTATCTCTATTGGAACAGAAATTCTACtacttcttcttccttatTAATATCCCGATAAGCACTATCATCGATTCAACATCTGTCATCCCTGAAAAATATCACCTGGCCCCAGGCCTACTCAATTGGCATATTAGAACCAATAATGACTTCATTCTATATGAGAACGACACAATCCTTAAGGTTTTCACCGCTATAGAATTACTTTTCCAAGTTCCTTTTTACATCTTCGCTACAAGAAGTCTTTTAAAATTCTGGAAACTCTCCTCAATGAACACGGATGAAGCGAAAGCCGCTCGTTTTACATTGTGGCATAAACTAGCTGTGCTTATGCGCCTTTACGGTTTAAACGCCTCGAGCACCACGCTGTACCTGCTTTGGCAAATCTGGCACCGTGGCTACTACCCTACAACCGGCCTTCCTATGTCCCCACAAGATAAATTGAAACTTGGCCTACTTTACTTGCCCTACTTCTTGCTTCCTGTCAGACTAATTTTCGCGTAA
- the MLO50 gene encoding Mlo50p (similar to Ashbya gossypii AFR509W): MPKYNDKFSNSLSSSGIEDMASTAPAIRQPQYIPPHVRLYQARHKVRHKDLATDSGITIDLSDEESKSLLSHSVPFIDDKRNTVFSNCSSIFSLRSPYTTTSEAPDAVSCSKDGVGFVPGDELMLIMEKDISYESMALSMEPDAASSADSLELLHSLDSSLGRMPTLPPRQAQEDAKYRQEIGALKCRIQKSESRKSNQLERERRQIQKRCLYVAEQWQNLMFMDRDVWLIEIRKRNLEWDGIPWQFKNEIYSMCLWSFTSFPSDAVDPAIERLFKAIKLLFFERTQEVAWNLHRGSKWWQGTPLEPRIIEELAAEYPSLFCHLQDTLHLGIWHDFLFKIPLHALANSIINKPRDFPSYEDWLLCLFDGLIISSYYHELDSAWLKITKHILKHNHYKFFGNVQEVMEEVEKVQLDIYGLLNWLRQP, from the coding sequence ATGCCTAAATATAATGACAAATTTAGCAATAGTTTGAGCTCTTCGGGAATTGAAGATATGGCTTCTACAGCTCCAGCCATAAGACAGCCTCAATACATACCCCCGCATGTCAGGCTCTATCAGGCCAGGCATAAGGTGCGCCACAAGGATCTCGCTACGGATAGTGGTATAACTATTGATTTGTCCGATGAGGAATCGAAGAGCTTGCTTTCACATAGTGTTCCGTTTATCGATGATAAACGGAATACGGTGTTTTCAAATTGCTCTTCTATTTTCTCTTTGCGAAGCCCTTATACGACAACTAGTGAGGCTCCCGATGCAGTTTCATGCTCGAAGGATGGGGTGGGATTTGTTCCTGGAGATGAGCTGATGCTTATCATGGAGAAGGATATTTCATATGAATCTATGGCATTAAGTATGGAGCCGGACGCTGCAAGCTCTGCGGACTCCCTCGAGCTTTTGCACTCTCTTGACTCGTCGTTGGGCAGAATGCCAACCCTCCCTCCTAGGCAGGCCCAAGAGGATGCAAAGTATCGTCAAGAAATTGGTGCCTTGAAGTGTCGGATTCAGAAGTCAGAATCCCGAAAGAGTAACCAACTGGAACGTGAAAGAAGAcagattcaaaaaagaTGTCTGTATGTCGCAGAACAATGGCAGAACTTAATGTTCATGGATCGGGATGTCTGGTTGATTGAAATACGGAAGCGCAACTTGGAATGGGATGGAATCCCATGGCAGTTCAAAAACGAAATTTACAGCATGTGTCTCTGGAGTTTCACTTCTTTTCCCAGCGATGCCGTAGATCCCGCCATCGAGAGGCTCTTCAAGGCCATAaaacttttgtttttcgAAAGGACACAGGAGGTAGCATGGAACCTTCACAGAGGCTCCAAATGGTGGCAAGGCACGCCGCTAGAACCTAGAATCATAGAGGAGCTCGCTGCTGAATACCCTTCTCTCTTTTGTCACCTACAGGACACCCTACACCTCGGCATATGGCACGACTTTCTATTCAAAATCCCCCTTCATGCCCTTGCCAATAGCATCATTAACAAGCCGAGAGACTTCCCTTCCTACGAGGATTGGCTTTTATGTTTGTTCGATGGGCTCATTATTTCCTCATACTACCACGAACTCGACTCTGCGTGGCTCAAAATAACCAAACACATATTAAAACATAACCATTATAAGTTCTTCGGCAACGTTCAGGAAGTCATGGAGGAGGTTGAGAAGGTTCAATTGGATATATATGGCCTGTTGAACTGGCTGCGCCAGCCTTAG
- the GNA1 gene encoding glucosamine 6-phosphate N-acetyltransferase (similar to Ashbya gossypii AFR510W), giving the protein MTILPEGYQIRRTEAQDYSGVIHTLKVLTTVGNVTQQEFCDTIEYWKTVKVPIVANRKTRQPAEEVLAYNPLVITDDTGNVVATGNIIIEAKLIHHCGLVGHIEDIAVAMDQRGKRLGKLLIDKLTEIGKNAGCYKIVLDCDPKNAEFYEKCGYTQAGLSMQVRFKD; this is encoded by the coding sequence ATGACCATACTACCAGAAGGTTACCAAATCAGAAGAACTGAGGCGCAGGACTATTCCGGGGTTATTCACACTCTGAAAGTTCTGACGACTGTGGGCAATGTCACACAACAGGAATTTTGCGATACAATTGAGTACTGGAAAACCGTGAAGGTACCCATTGTTGCAAACCGAAAAACGAGGCAACCTGCTGAAGAGGTACTTGCATACAATCCGCTTGTAATCACTGATGATACTGGTAACGTAGTTGCGACTGGGAATATTATCATCGAAGCCAAGTTAATCCATCATTGTGGATTGGTTGGTCACATCGAAGATATCGCTGTTGCTATGGATCAACGAGGTAAGCGGCTAGGAAAGTTGCTGATTGACAAATTAACAGAGATCGGCAAAAATGCAGGGTGCTACAAGATAGTCTTAGATTGCGACCCTAAGAACGCCGAGTTTTACGAAAAATGTGGCTACACCCAGGCTGGCTTGTCGATGCAAGTTAGGTTCAAGGACTAA
- the SMX2 gene encoding mRNA splicing protein SMX2 (similar to Ashbya gossypii AFR511C 1-intron), whose protein sequence is MVSTPELKKYMERKLFIQLNGSRKVVGVLRGYDVFLNVVLDDALEVHKNGRKFPLGDHTVIRGNSIVSLEPLESLS, encoded by the exons ATGGTATCAACACCGGAGCTCAAAAAG TACATGGAGAGGAAGTTATTCATCCAGTTGAATGGGTCACGGAAAGTTGTTGGGGTGCTGAGAGGATATGATGTATTTCTTAATGTTGTGTTGGATGATGCATTGGAAGTACACAAGAATGGTAGGAAATTTCCTCTTGGAGACCATACAGTAATCCGAGGGAACTCAATAGTATCTTTGGAGCCATTGGAGAGCTTATCTTAA
- the LPD1 gene encoding dihydrolipoyl dehydrogenase (similar to Ashbya gossypii AFR512W) → MLKSIVCSASKRSLHQSTTLQAVKKQHDVVVIGGGPGGYVAAIKAAQLGFNTACIEKRGSLGGTCLNVGCIPSKALLNNSHMFHQMKHDAKQRGIDVNGSVDINMGQFQKAKDTVVKQLTGGIEMLFKKNGVTYYKGLGSFEDAYNVKVSPVEGLKGSVAEDTILNAKNIIVATGSEVTPFPGIKIDEERIVSSTGALSLAEVPKKLAIIGGGIIGLEMGSVYARLGSEVTVIEFQPQIGATMDGEVASTTEKFLKKQGFSFKLGTKVLSAERNGDVVDIKAENVKSGKVESLQADVLLVAIGRRPYFNGLNAENLGLDIDQRGRLVIDSQFSTKFPHIKVIGDVTFGPMLAHKAEEEGIAAAEYIKSGHGHVNYANIPSVMYSHPEVAWVGKTEEQLKEASISYKVGKFPFMANSRAKSNLDTEGFVKILIDAETERLLGAHIVGPNAGEMIAEAGLALEYGASAEDIARVCHAHPTLSEAFKEANLAAFSKPINF, encoded by the coding sequence ATGTTAAAATCAATTGTGTGTTCAGCTTCTAAACGTTCGTTACATCAATCGACTACTTTGCAAGCCGTTAAGAAGCAGCACGATGTGGTTGTTATTGGTGGAGGTCCTGGTGGATATGTTGCTGCTATTAAGGCAGCACAGTTGGGATTCAATACAGCATGCATTGAAAAGCGTGGAAGTTTGGGTGGCACGTGTTTGAATGTTGGATGTATTCCATCGAAGGCGCTTTTGAACAACTCGCATATGTTCCACCAAATGAAACATGATGCCAAGCAGAGAGGTATTGATGTGAATGGGTCAGTGGATATAAATATGGGTCAGTTCCAGAAAGCAAAGGACACAGTTGTTAAGCAGTTGACTGGTGGTATCGAGATGTTGTTCAAGAAGAACGGGGTTACTTACTACAAAGGTTTGGGCTCTTTTGAAGATGCGTATAATGTAAAGGTTTCCCCAGTTGAAGGTCTCAAGGGGTCCGTTGCTGAGGATACCATTTTGAATGCAaagaatattattgttgCCACTGGTTCTGAAGTTACTCCATTCCCAGGTATTAAGATTGACGAGGAAAGGATTGTGTCTTCTACTGGTGCTTTGTCTCTTGCTGAAGTTCCAAAGAAGTTGGCTATTattggtggtggtattATTGGTCTAGAAATGGGTTCCGTTTACGCTCGATTGGGGTCCGAGGTCACAGTGATTGAATTCCAGCCTCAGATTGGTGCTACCATGGATGGCGAAGTTGCCTCAACCACTGAAAAGTTCTTGAAAAAGCAAGGCTTTTCCTTCAAACTAGGTACCAAGGTTCTTTCTGCTGAGAGAAATGGCGATGTGGTTGATATCAAGGCAGAAAATGTGAAATCTGGAAAGGTAGAATCCTTGCAGGCTGATGTTTTGTTGGTCGCTATTGGTAGAAGGCCATACTTTAACGGCCTAAACGCTGAGAATTTAGGTCTCGACATCGACCAACGTGGCAGGTTGGTCATTGACTCTCAGTTTAGCACTAAATTCCCTCATATCAAGGTTATCGGTGACGTTACTTTTGGTCCAATGTTAGCCCACAAAGCAGAGGAAGAAGGTATTGCGGCAGCGGAATATATCAAGTCTGGTCATGGCCATGTAAACTACGCTAATATTCCTTCAGTGATGTATTCTCACCCAGAGGTTGCGTGGGTAGGTAAGACTGAAGAACAACTAAAGGAAGCTAGCATCTCTTACAAAGTCGGTAAGTTCCCATTCATGGCCAACTCTAGAGCAAAATCCAACTTGGATACTGAAGGCTTTGTCAAGATCTTGATCGATGCTGAAACTGAGCGTCTGCTAGGTGCCCATATTGTTGGTCCAAACGCAGGCGAAATGATTGCTGAAGCTGGCTTGGCTTTGGAATATGGTGCTTCTGCTGAAGATATTGCCAGAGTCTGCCACGCACACCCAACTCTATCTGAGGCATTCAAGGAAGCAAACTTGGCCGCCTTCTCAAAACCTATTAACTTTTGA
- the GAT1 gene encoding Gat1p (similar to Ashbya gossypii AFR513C): MSTINRELAEGQEGDDDRRLTQDFILDSCTELLGRMHCNAKSSLQYKNNMSTLTWKVMGMRMKMEKWGGDGRMEFVDDRMGGGWIGGGAHDCGMMDGDINSSFGATVDEEEEGGVVDVGCGPGYNINSQFLETDGDSLFDSSEGLSVTSHHGLESGDSDLLFDATRGLHSGSFSSYDQPVGFMPIDMYHGLVSGVEPSPSGQVKDGYATHSGEHLMLAVDSDDMSPVAVNETTKWTPLQFGHATAACAAGGDVDTPDVRSSRGGGLSDNVGDRDHELRGMLLNSGSLVASKFGLGSHAVSSELLPISLPSTGSEISLQDLSTPKNDMDVSPQKTTTTVGVALMTVPSRKPVTAVNSSPLAVAANIPSLISGHDGVTSRRGSQQQKFVRKKAFTKSSPSVRSNISLGVYNGSAHNLAPSSVSANKTQSDPSHQRSSKPILKSDTKCTNCHTKTTPLWRRDPQGNPLCNACGLFLKLHGVVRPLSLKTDVIKKRQRSSNRSSLGSSKNSSESPKNNNSNSNSNNGSGLSPSKDLSITGAPQRQGATSYGSNLGRRPPAMKKPSSNKLLTLTSNQQNSPIGAVNSVPGISPGVQQFQSPFLNDVGNGLSAANNMVTDPLTNATNNDGLSLYLSTEQQVLSNEQYPENSGGPNWEWLTLSL; this comes from the coding sequence ATGTCGACAATAAATCGGGAGTTGGCAGAGGGGCAAGAGGGCGACGACGACAGGAGGTTAACACAGGACTTTATATTGGATTCGTGCACAGAGTTGCTTGGGAGGATGCATTGTAATGCTAAATCCTCACTGCAATATAAGAACAACATGTCTACTTTAACGTGGAAGGTCATGgggatgaggatgaagatggagaAGTGGGGGGGGGATGGGAGGATGGAGTTTGTTGACGATAGAATGGGTGGGGGATGGATTGGAGGGGGAGCTCATGATTGTGGGATGATGGATGGTGATATTAATTCTTCGTTTGGTGCGACGGTcgatgaagaggaggagggggGTGTGGTGGACGTAGGTTGTGGACCTGGCTATAATATTAATAGCCAGTTTCTAGAGACGGACGGGGACTCGCTGTTTGATAGCAGCGAGGGGTTGTCTGTGACTTCTCATCACGGGCTTGAATCTGGCGATTCCGATCTGTTGTTTGATGCAACAAGGGGTCTTCATTCTGGGTCATTTTCCAGTTATGACCAACCGGTAGGGTTTATGCCCATAGATATGTACCACGGGTTGGTTTCTGGTGTTGAACCCTCTCCCAGTGGTCAGGTAAAGGATGGTTATGCGACACATTCTGGCGAACATTTGATGTTAGCAGTGGATTCTGATGACATGTCGCCTGTAGCGGTTAATGAGACCACCAAATGGACTCCGCTTCAATTTGGTCATGCAACGGCAGCTTGTGCGGCTGGTGGTGATGTGGATACCCCTGATGTCCGTAGCAGCAGGGGCGGTGGTTTAAGCGACAACGTTGGCGATCGTGATCATGAGCTGCGGGGTATGTTACTAAATTCTGGTAGTTTAGTAGCGTCGAAGTTTGGGTTAGGGTCACATGCGGTAAGTTCAGAACTCTTACCGATATCTTTGCCTTCGACTGGAAGCGAAATATCGTTGCAAGACTTGTCAACGCCCAAAAATGATATGGATGTTTCGCCACAAAAAACGACTACTACAGTGGGGGTAGCGTTGATGACCGTTCCCTCCAGGAAGCCTGTGACAGCGGTTAATTCCAGCCCACTGGCTGTGGCTGCAAATATCCCTTCGTTAATATCCGGACATGACGGAGTTACTAGTAGACGTGGTtctcagcagcagaagTTCGTGCGGAAAAAGGCTTTTACCaaatcatcaccatctgTGAGGTCTAACATATCTCTGGGTGTATATAACGGGTCTGCCCATAATTTGGCTCCATCCTCAGTTTCCGCTAACAAAACACAGTCTGATCCTTCACATCAAAGAAGTAGTAAACCAATCTTAAAATCAGATACTAAATGTACAAACTGTCACACAAAGACAACTCCTTTATGGAGGAGAGATCCACAAGGAAACCCCCTGTGCAATGCATGTGGtctatttttgaaattacATGGTGTGGTGCGTCCTCTTTCTCTAAAAACAGATGTTATTAAAAAACGCCAAAGGTCATCCAATAGAAGTTCGTTAGGCTCATCCAAGAATTCGAGCGAATCtccaaagaataataatagtaatagtaatagcAATAATGGGTCAGGCTTATCCCCTTCAAAGGATTTATCGATAACTGGAGCACCACAACGACAAGGCGCAACTTCATATGGCAGCAATTTGGGGAGAAGACCACCAGCTATGAAGAAGCCATCTTCGAATAAGTTGCTAACGCTTACGTCTaatcaacaaaattctCCAATAGGTGCGGTTAATTCGGTACCTGGAATCTCTCCTGGAGTTCAGCAATTTCAGTCTCCATTCCTAAATGACGTAGGTAATGGGCTGTCTGCAGCGAATAATATGGTAACAGATCCTTTAACTAACGCTACAAATAATGACGGTCTAAGCCTTTATCTGTCCACAGAACAACAAGTGCTTAGCAATGAACAATATCCAGAGAATTCTGGAGGTCCAAATTGGGAATGGCTGACCTTGAGTTTATAA
- the FCF2 gene encoding Fcf2p (similar to Ashbya gossypii AFR514C) produces MGSSSVAAPQELKRSPVVMDTGIQDLDDLFGSLKAVMRSGANSNGAAAAAEHPVGMHHSNDLDKDILKISDDDDNDLDGKVARQQAIFHSIEKKLHQLPKLKNTFDDLSRDSSSKTLPPANLHEPTAPPSTKPWFQLPKQELTDSLKRDLALIKHRAALDPKRHYKKEKWQIPERFSVGTIVEGTGEFFSSRIKNKNRTNTILASLMADTDTDRYFRRKYSEIQEKKTAGKRAHYKHVREKRRKL; encoded by the coding sequence ATGGGGTCTTCTTCTGTCGCAGCTCCCCAAGAACTCAAGCGCTCACCAGTGGTCATGGATACGGGCATACAGGATCTAGATGACCTATTTGGCTCTTTGAAAGCGGTTATGAGGAGCGGCGCCAACAGCAAcggtgctgctgctgctgcagaGCATCCCGTGGGAATGCACCACTCCAACGACTTGGACAAAGACATCCTCAAGATCTCCGACGACGACGACAACGACCTCGACGGCAAAGTCGCAAGACAACAAGCAATCTTCCACTCGATCGAGAAAAAACTGCACCAGCTTCCAAAACTGAAAAACACCTTCGATGATCTGTCACGTGACTCCTCCAGCAAAACCCTCCCACCAGCCAACCTGCATGAACCAACTGCACCACCATCCACCAAACCGTGGTTCCAGCTCCCCAAACAAGAGCTGACAGACTCGCTAAAACGTGATCTAGCACTGATAAAACACAGAGCCGCTCTGGACCCCAAACGGCACTacaaaaaggaaaaatgGCAAATACCCGAACGCTTCAGCGTGGGAACCATCGTCGAGGGAACAGGCGAattcttcagcagcagaatcaaaaacaaaaaccgTACCAATACAATACTGGCTTCTCTGATGGCGGACACTGACACCGATCGCTACTTCCGTAGGAAATATTCCGAAATccaagaaaagaaaaccgCGGGCAAACGCGCCCATTACAAGCATGTCCGTGAGAAACGGCGTAAACTGTGA
- the IES3 gene encoding Ies3p (similar to Ashbya gossypii AFR515W), producing MSDLSNTLFRKDIQLVYSNQAVKRYEAGVQEIDDDRKSGHKRHIICVDDHLKINYEVVKNVPGNLIELTGNKGKQGPEIDEITRINKFKSLYYKEQLNKLHDDFVTKSSSLRGDLEPAQAIDEPLPSLQQQHEWLKEIQAKLLKQYEDTVQEEKRWYMKKEVMLDANIKLDLFSTKDKVTGAIKLGKDNAHKSCIF from the coding sequence ATGTCTGACCTTTCAAATACTTTGTTCAGAAAGGATATACAGTTGGTGTATTCGAACCAAGCTGTAAAGCGATATGAGGCCGGAGTGCAAGAAATCGATGATGATAGGAAAAGCGGGCACAAACGACACATTATCTGTGTTGACGATCATCTGAAGATTAATTATGAAGTGGTAAAGAATGTGCCTGGGAATTTAATCGAATTGACGGGCAATAAGGGAAAACAGGGGCCTGAGATCGATGAGATCACCCGAATTAACAAGTTTAAATCGCTATATTATAAAGAACAGCTAAACAAGCTGCATGACGACTTTGTTACGAAAAGTTCCAGTTTGCGCGGCGATTTGGAACCCGCACAGGCCATAGACGAGCCGTTGCCCTCATTACAACAGCAGCACGAATGGCTTAAAGAAATTCAAGCCAAGTTACTGAAGCAGTACGAGGACACTGTACAGGAGGAAAAACGCTGGTATATGAAGAAGGAAGTAATGCTGGATGCCAATATCAAGCTGGATCTATTCAGTACCAAAGACAAAGTGACAGGAGCCATTAAGCTAGGCAAGGACAACGCTCACAAATCGTGTATATTTTAA